Proteins from a genomic interval of Poecile atricapillus isolate bPoeAtr1 chromosome 1, bPoeAtr1.hap1, whole genome shotgun sequence:
- the RIOX1 gene encoding ribosomal oxygenase 1: MPSQGGAVVTKDKTFCCTLHHRHPQRASVLPPADARAPSRARGAPGGSGAAGRGVAAMAAERPRELGRLSAVAVYRRMAGAGRMERRRRGAPLPAGRKRAKARLRRGRAGGGGSEPEAPPPAAAPSRVEPHMELPVEPPANPRPESAAAGPDARPQGGPKAMPGGPRPAAEDGGGVSGLLRRLARLEDSRQRAAELFRWLLAPVAPAEFLRRHWEREPLLVRRGNPGYYAGLFSTADFDAALRGGEVHFGTHLDVTSYAEGVRETHNPCGRALPPVVWDFYQNGCSLRLLCPQAFSSTVWDFLSILQEQFGSMAGANTYLTPPGTQGFAPHYDDIEAFVLQLEGKKHWRVYRPRTDAEMLPQFSSANLTQAELGEPVLETVLEAGDLLYFPRGFIHQGDCLPDAHSLHITVSSYQRNSWGDFLEKLLPAALQMALEEDVEYRRGLPMDYLQYMGVANSDAVDARRTAFVEKLQSLIKKLIDYAPIDAAVDQRAKSFLHDCLPPVLTQSEKAQSVYGFPARWQDGGPCNVDILITKDTEVRLLRHGIIRLCNEEAGVMLYYTTENSRVYHKEEPKFLELDPEYTESIEFLLSSYPNHVSVDNLPCETLEEKISLTTLLFEKGILTTKKPLAQV; encoded by the exons ATGCCCAGTCAAGGTG GGGCGGTGGTGACAAAAGACAAGACATTCTGTTGCACACTGCACCACCGGCACCCCCAGCGCGCGTCCGTCCTTCCGCCGGCAGACGCGCGGGCTCCCTCCCGTGCCCGGGGCGCTCCCGGCGGAagcggcgcggcggggcggggcgtGGCGGCCATGGCGGCGGAGCGGCCGCGGGAGCTGGGGCGGCTGTCGGCAGTCGCCGTGTACCGCCGGATGGCGGGGGCCGGGCGGATGGAGCGGCGGCGCCGCGGGGCCCCGCTGCCCGCGGGTCGCAAGCGGGCCAAGGCCCGCCTGAGGCGCGGCcgggcgggaggcggcggctcGGAGCCGGaagcgccgccgcccgccgcggcCCCGAGCCGCGTGGAGCCCCACATGGAGCTCCCCGTGGAGCCCCCCGCGAATCCTCGGCCCGAGTCGGCGGCCGCCGGGCCTGACGCGAGACCGCAGGGCGGCCCCAAGGCGATGCCCGGCGGTCCGCGGCCGGCGGCGGAGGACGGCGGCGGTGTGTCCGGGCTGCTGCGGCGGCTGGCGCGGCTGGAGGACAGCCGGCAGCGGGCGGCAGAGCTCTTCCGCTGGCTGCTGGCCCCGGTGGCGCCGGCGGAGTTCCTGAGGCGGCACTGGGAGCGGGAACCGCTGCTGGTGCGGCGGGGCAACCCCGGCTACTATGCGGGGCTCTTCTCCACGGCCGACTTCGACGCCGCCCTGCGAGGAGGAGAGGTTCACTTCGGCACCCACCTGGATGTGACCAGCTATGCCGAGGGAGTGCGGGAGACGCACAACCCCTGCGGCAGAGCCCTGCCCCCGGTCGTGTGGGACTTCTACCAGAACGGCTGCTCCCTGCGCCTTCTCTGCCCGCAGGCCTTCTCCTCCACCGTCTGGGACTTCCTCTCCATCTTGCAGGAGCAGTTTGGCAGTATGGCAGGGGCGAACACCTACCTCACACCCCCGGGTACGCAGGGCTTTGCCCCCCACTATGATGACATCGAGGCCTTcgtgctgcagctggagggaaAGAAGCACTGGCGTGTCTACAGGCCCCGAACAGATGCTGAGATGCTGCCGCAGTTCTCCAGCGCAAACCTCACACAGGCTGAACTTGGCGAGCCTGTGCTGGAGACGGTGCTGGAGGCCGGGGACCTGCTGTACTTCCCCCGTGGCTTTATCCACCAGGGTGATTGTCTCCCTGATGCACATTCGCTCCACATCACTGTGTCTTCCTACCAGAGGAATTCCTGGGGGGACTTTCTGGAGAAGCTActcccagctgccctgcagaTGGCCCTAGAGGAAGACGTGGAGTACCGACGAGGGCTTCCCATGGACTACCTGCAGTATATGGGGGTCGCTAACTCAGACGCAGTCGATGCTCGGCGAACGGCCTTTGTGGAGAAGTTGCAGAGCCTGATAAAGAAACTCATTGACTATGCACCCATCGATGCTGCTGTGGATCAGAGAGCCAAGTCGTTTCTTCATGACTGTCTCCCTCCAGTGCTCACACAAAGTGAAAAGGCGCAGAGTGTCTATGGCTTCCCAGCGCGGTGGCAAGATGGAGGCCCCTGCAATGTTGATATCCTGATAACAAAGGACACCGAAGTACGCCTGCTCCGCCATGGCATCATTAGACTGTGTAATGAAGAAGCAGGTGTGATGCTGTACTACACTACGGAAAACTCAAGAGTGTATCATAAGGAAGAACCCAAGTTCCTTGAGCTAGATCCTGAGTATACAGAAAGTATTGAATTTCTCCTGTCTTCCTATCCAAATCACGTCAGTGTAGATAACCTTCCATGTGAAACCTTGGAGGAGAAGATTTCTCTAACTACACTTCTGTTTGAGAAGGGTATTCTGACTACAAAGAAGCCTCTGGCACAAGTCTAA
- the LOC131584364 gene encoding acyl-coenzyme A thioesterase 1-like, producing MPIVNDAVKGPGVGLLSFSKGGEVCLAMAAFLKNIMAAASPVGNIPIVGSNRNKAKATNSKCLDYSDVLDDPFQAPGNQSLIPLEKAEAQFLFVLGQDDHVVKSEHYATEVCKLLQAQGKENFQILSYPGTGHCIDPPFFPLYHIGSHPVFHKRAVLGGELRAYSKAQVHAWSQIQAFFKKYLTVNCCCWR from the exons ATGCCCATAGTGAATGATGCA GTGAAGGGTCCAGGGGTTGGTCTGCTCAGTTTCTCCAAAGGGGGGGAAGTGTGCCTTGCCATGGCTGCCTTCCTGAAGAACATcatggctgctgcttccccagtgGGAAACATCCCCATTGTGGGAAGCAATAGGAAC AAAGCCAAGGCCACCAATTCCAAATGTCTTGACTATTCTGATGTCCTTGATGATCCCTTTCAAGCCCCTGGCAACCAAAGCCTGATCCCACTAGAGAAAGCTGAGGCACAGTTCCTATTTGTCCTGGGACAAGATGACCATGTTGTCAAAAGTGAGCATTATGCTACTGAAGTCTGCAAGCTTCTGCAAGCTcaagggaaggaaaattttCAGATTCTCTCCTACCCTGGAACAGGGCATTGCATAGaccctccctttttccctttgtacCACATAGGAAGCCACCCTGTTTTTCACAAGCGGGCAGTCCTGGGTGGGGAGCTCAGGGCTTATTCTAAAGCTCAGGTTCATGCTTGGTCACAGATCCAGGCTTTtttcaaaaagtatttaactGTTAActgttgctgctggagatga